A window of the Pseudomonadota bacterium genome harbors these coding sequences:
- a CDS encoding phosphotransferase family protein has protein sequence MPSNAAQLVTEPAPPDDLEPAIARTIAGIHAARASGPYHLLGVTDVAARLAPFLAAQGVPSPRISELKRMGGGASKEQFSFVLERDDGAPRTCVLRMDPMEAAVITSRAREFEALRALAGRVPVPEALWVDADGSQLGRPALITGFVGGVAKPSNIQSNVSGFGTVLGAELRQRLAAPFLAHLVAIHGLDFRAGALPSFQAPDADAQQAARWALNWWTRVWRNDALAGIPLMGLAERWMRAHLPAARELVLVHSDYRTGNYLFDETRGDITAILDWELVHIGDYHQDLAWIGIKSWSHAENGTLLASGLMPMNELCARYTALTGRTVDADTLYFYQVLGLYQCVVICLGTSMRAAHEAHNHQDALLAWLAAAGHAFLADLMALLEQGAPT, from the coding sequence ATGCCATCGAACGCCGCACAACTGGTCACTGAGCCCGCGCCGCCCGACGATCTCGAGCCCGCCATCGCGCGCACCATTGCCGGCATCCACGCGGCGCGCGCGAGCGGCCCTTACCATCTGCTCGGCGTGACCGATGTCGCCGCGCGGCTGGCGCCGTTCCTCGCCGCGCAGGGCGTGCCGTCACCGCGCATCAGCGAGTTGAAGCGCATGGGCGGCGGCGCTTCGAAGGAGCAGTTCAGTTTCGTGTTGGAGCGCGACGACGGCGCGCCGCGCACCTGCGTGCTGCGCATGGACCCCATGGAAGCGGCCGTCATCACCAGCCGCGCGCGCGAGTTCGAAGCCTTGCGCGCGCTGGCCGGCCGCGTGCCGGTGCCGGAAGCGCTGTGGGTCGATGCCGATGGCAGCCAACTCGGGCGCCCGGCCCTCATCACCGGCTTCGTCGGCGGCGTCGCCAAACCGTCCAATATCCAATCCAACGTATCGGGCTTCGGCACGGTGCTGGGCGCGGAGCTGCGCCAACGCCTGGCGGCGCCGTTCCTGGCGCACCTCGTCGCCATTCATGGGCTGGACTTTCGCGCAGGCGCACTGCCGTCGTTCCAGGCGCCGGACGCCGATGCACAGCAGGCCGCGCGCTGGGCGCTCAACTGGTGGACGCGCGTGTGGCGCAACGACGCCCTCGCCGGCATTCCCTTGATGGGCCTCGCCGAGCGCTGGATGCGCGCGCACCTGCCGGCCGCGCGCGAACTGGTGCTGGTACATTCCGACTACCGCACCGGCAACTACCTGTTCGACGAAACGCGCGGCGACATCACCGCCATCCTCGACTGGGAGCTGGTGCACATCGGCGACTACCACCAGGACCTCGCCTGGATCGGCATCAAGAGCTGGAGTCACGCGGAAAACGGCACCTTGCTGGCCTCGGGCCTCATGCCCATGAACGAACTATGCGCGCGCTACACCGCGCTGACCGGTCGCACGGTGGACGCAGACACGCTGTACTTCTACCAGGTGCTGGGCCTCTACCAATGCGTGGTGATCTGCCTCGGCACGTCGATGCGCGCCGCGCATGAAGCGCACAATCACCAGGATGCGCTGCTCGCCTGGCTGGCCGCCGCCGGTCACGCTTTCCTTGCCGATCTCATGGCACTACTGGAACAGGGCGCGCCGACATGA